From a single Acinetobacter sp. TGL-Y2 genomic region:
- a CDS encoding DUF4116 domain-containing protein, translating into MSENILSLFKQINQIEKDIIAMLNVGSLDFKDVPELVMTEFICLYGLINNIENFSRIPLAGLSNIVCLAACQVKTSLALDIPAERSGWVNKRVKDPFLQYLSVERKSEEICTFFINLDHRNIAYIPDQLKKTRAYLEQICTIKPKVLSELDKEYIDDGLCLIAIESPSFDLTCLPESLRTRDYCYKAFNKNYRDIMNIPHSLIDYSMVYTAIEKCENGEVEKILELLPPALWDKKIIIKSVVKSESAFYLVPYELITEEIVFELAPYFKRHETLHHVPENIFNENLNNKLISENPLLLHSIPIDQRNRVLCFTAISADGLALAAAPNDTKTDEMYKLAIGNNGLALRYVPTPYRDDMLPTLAVKQNGEAIQYVPSDMIDEVLCRTAVMQNAHAIYKIPKHYLTHELYLLAIKSIPHVLKLIPTDSRTVEYCVMALKKDHSMYEYIPVHLRKDKMIVELAKEYGVHKEFQH; encoded by the coding sequence ATGAGCGAGAATATTTTAAGTTTATTTAAGCAAATAAATCAGATAGAAAAAGATATAATTGCTATGTTGAACGTGGGGAGTCTTGATTTTAAAGATGTGCCTGAGCTTGTAATGACTGAATTTATTTGCTTGTATGGTCTCATAAATAATATTGAAAATTTTAGCAGAATACCTTTAGCTGGTCTTTCAAATATTGTTTGTTTGGCGGCATGTCAGGTTAAGACCAGTTTGGCTCTAGATATTCCTGCAGAGAGAAGTGGGTGGGTGAATAAACGTGTAAAGGACCCGTTTTTACAATATTTATCAGTTGAAAGAAAATCAGAAGAAATTTGTACTTTTTTTATAAATCTTGACCATAGAAATATTGCATATATTCCTGATCAACTAAAAAAAACAAGAGCATATCTTGAGCAAATTTGCACTATAAAGCCAAAGGTATTGTCTGAGTTGGATAAGGAATACATTGATGATGGATTATGTCTTATAGCAATTGAATCTCCTTCATTTGATTTAACATGTTTGCCTGAATCATTAAGAACAAGAGATTACTGTTATAAAGCATTTAATAAAAACTATAGAGATATAATGAATATACCGCATAGTTTGATTGACTACTCTATGGTGTATACCGCGATTGAAAAGTGTGAAAATGGCGAAGTTGAAAAAATTTTAGAGCTTCTACCTCCAGCTTTGTGGGATAAGAAAATCATAATTAAATCTGTAGTAAAAAGTGAAAGTGCTTTCTATCTTGTGCCTTATGAGTTGATTACAGAGGAAATAGTATTTGAATTGGCTCCTTACTTCAAACGACATGAAACACTTCATCATGTACCAGAAAACATATTTAATGAAAACTTAAACAATAAGCTTATTTCAGAAAATCCATTACTACTTCATAGCATACCTATCGATCAGCGGAATAGGGTTTTATGCTTCACGGCGATTAGTGCAGATGGCTTGGCATTAGCGGCGGCTCCGAATGATACAAAAACAGATGAAATGTATAAACTTGCTATTGGTAATAACGGGTTGGCATTACGTTATGTCCCTACACCGTACAGAGATGACATGCTCCCAACCTTAGCAGTAAAGCAGAATGGTGAAGCGATACAATATGTCCCATCGGACATGATAGATGAAGTACTTTGTCGTACAGCTGTAATGCAAAATGCACATGCAATCTACAAAATTCCGAAGCATTATTTAACGCATGAGCTGTACTTGTTGGCGATCAAATCTATACCTCATGTACTTAAGCTCATACCGACAGATTCTCGGACAGTAGAGTATTGTGTAATGGCACTTAAGAAAGATCATTCTATGTATGAATACATTCCAGTCCACTTAAGAAAAGATAAGATGATTGTTGAACTGGCTAAAGAGTATGGAGTTCATAAGGAATTCCAGCATTAA
- a CDS encoding protein-disulfide reductase DsbD N-terminal domain-containing protein, with protein MVKKSLLSFLLSTTIVFSFPIHAEQQFISPDLAFIPTISGNKVSIKIASGTYLYKDKISVIDSRTNKQLNIKFTNNPILKKFPNIDTPQKLFLSKADFIVSVPSKTTIQIIYQGCSAQGLCYPPQRKILKVE; from the coding sequence ATGGTAAAAAAATCCCTTTTGAGTTTTTTACTATCAACAACGATAGTTTTCTCTTTCCCTATACATGCTGAACAACAATTCATCTCCCCTGACCTAGCATTTATTCCAACAATATCAGGTAATAAGGTGTCTATAAAAATTGCCAGTGGTACTTATCTCTATAAAGATAAAATCTCAGTGATAGATTCAAGAACAAATAAACAATTAAACATTAAATTTACAAACAACCCAATCCTTAAGAAGTTTCCAAATATAGATACACCCCAAAAACTTTTTTTATCAAAAGCTGATTTTATAGTGAGTGTTCCAAGTAAAACCACAATTCAAATTATCTACCAAGGATGTAGCGCACAAGGTCTTTGCTACCCACCGCAGCGCAAAATTTTAAAAGTGGAGTAA
- a CDS encoding type I-F CRISPR-associated endoribonuclease Cas6/Csy4 yields the protein MNLYSYFFDITPVIKDIDYKFKKKGAVIEVYRRYISMYLYRLHGIYKNTKINPPAVSIIENEIDLGEVFRVQNKVRLFAKNRKHLSLLLTEMGRQKVFKQNCDLTEIQEVPANISAYEIIKRVRIPSVINGDEVAFALAQEIKNNPDNNYLNFMVSSSFNSNKKFIRYYYTKIPVSRDNFTGKLDGYGFSRKKNTVCVPSF from the coding sequence ATGAATCTTTATAGCTATTTCTTTGATATTACACCCGTCATTAAGGACATTGACTATAAATTTAAAAAAAAGGGGGCCGTGATAGAAGTTTATAGAAGATATATATCAATGTACTTATATAGGCTACACGGAATTTATAAAAACACAAAAATTAATCCCCCAGCCGTATCGATTATCGAAAATGAGATCGATCTAGGGGAAGTGTTTAGAGTTCAAAATAAAGTTAGATTGTTTGCGAAAAATCGAAAACATTTATCTTTATTGTTAACAGAAATGGGGCGCCAAAAGGTTTTTAAGCAAAACTGTGATTTGACTGAGATTCAGGAAGTACCAGCTAATATTAGTGCTTATGAGATAATAAAGAGGGTTCGAATTCCTTCCGTTATTAATGGTGATGAGGTTGCCTTTGCTTTAGCACAAGAGATAAAAAATAATCCTGATAATAATTATCTAAATTTTATGGTAAGTTCAAGTTTTAATTCAAATAAAAAGTTTATTCGATATTATTATACTAAAATTCCGGTGAGCCGAGATAACTTCACCGGAAAGCTAGATGGATATGGATTCTCTAGAAAGAAAAATACAGTTTGTGTGCCATCCTTTTAG
- a CDS encoding thermonuclease family protein, translated as MEIKSALFLTMLFTSGISHANFTGTVVDVLDGGRVVVNTGEENKVVKLKALTTPFPNQNMYLQSRTVLDRIFLNRNVTVVTENKMDDRCIRGELMSNGINLNEALLLTGYAWIFDSAESTENYNQIESINKSSGVGLWNPNFHFIFNDISLPPSTMLNICLTNGFSDTPEEDQYAFFAEKNKFNYALALKGILIGSVIGILCWFGLMRFDRSGFDFFRFFRKKKNKKEGGI; from the coding sequence ATGGAAATAAAGTCTGCGTTGTTTTTAACAATGTTGTTCACATCTGGAATTTCACATGCAAATTTTACAGGAACAGTTGTGGATGTATTGGATGGTGGCCGTGTCGTTGTAAATACGGGTGAGGAAAATAAAGTAGTGAAGTTAAAAGCATTAACCACACCATTTCCTAACCAAAATATGTATTTACAGAGCAGAACAGTGCTTGATAGAATTTTTTTAAATAGAAATGTAACTGTTGTAACTGAAAATAAGATGGATGATCGCTGCATTCGTGGTGAATTGATGAGTAATGGCATAAATTTGAATGAAGCTTTACTTTTGACAGGTTATGCTTGGATTTTTGATTCAGCTGAATCAACAGAAAATTACAATCAAATTGAAAGTATTAATAAAAGTTCTGGTGTAGGTTTATGGAACCCAAATTTTCATTTTATTTTTAATGATATATCACTTCCTCCATCTACCATGCTTAATATCTGTTTAACCAATGGTTTTTCTGATACCCCAGAAGAAGACCAATATGCATTCTTTGCCGAAAAAAACAAATTTAATTACGCATTAGCATTAAAGGGAATATTGATCGGCTCTGTGATTGGTATTTTATGTTGGTTTGGTTTGATGCGTTTTGATCGATCTGGATTCGATTTCTTTAGATTTTTTAGAAAAAAGAAAAATAAGAAAGAGGGTGGTATTTGA
- a CDS encoding tetratricopeptide repeat protein, with translation MKIKISLLACMVSIALSSGCVSNQIGAKHETNLDKATILYKEGATLEEGGADNFLEVESKYVEAAKLGSIDALNALGVLYMKTENYSKAQKYFGEAVKKGDEIASFNLANMELTNAYSEPNINKAIELYSYSADKKYAPALVALGDIYATGKGVSVNFDKAETYYLKGADLDSDDALNRLALLYLMQDGFDGDDKTENAKKTVKLIEKAADRGNAQAIYTLSMMYENGFFYEQDHIRSMGLLEKSAELGYPEALFSMGYLYLIGTNINKDTKKGIELMTQAANHGYSNASNNLGMLALKGEVLPKDYSVARVWFEKGVSEGNILSAYNLAMMNEGGLGGEVNFEVARKLYAISADQGYTASMLKMADFYGNGKGVKEDKENARNWLNKAIETDEPIALMAQANAYFYGMYGYAVDKQRAGEWLNKAKNTGSKEALELEKKWNAVNRYEITKKKMEFKKNVVNH, from the coding sequence ATGAAAATTAAAATATCTCTATTGGCATGTATGGTTTCAATTGCACTAAGCAGTGGTTGTGTCAGCAATCAAATAGGAGCCAAGCATGAAACCAACTTAGATAAAGCAACAATTTTGTACAAAGAAGGCGCTACTCTTGAGGAGGGTGGGGCAGATAATTTCTTGGAAGTAGAAAGTAAATATGTTGAAGCGGCAAAGCTTGGTTCAATTGATGCATTGAATGCTCTTGGTGTTCTGTACATGAAGACTGAAAATTATAGTAAAGCCCAAAAATATTTTGGAGAAGCAGTAAAAAAGGGGGATGAGATTGCAAGTTTTAATTTAGCTAATATGGAGCTTACTAATGCGTATTCGGAACCGAATATAAATAAAGCGATTGAATTATATTCTTATTCTGCTGATAAGAAATATGCTCCAGCACTTGTTGCGCTAGGGGATATTTATGCAACAGGTAAAGGTGTTAGTGTTAATTTTGATAAAGCTGAAACGTATTATTTAAAAGGTGCTGACCTTGATAGTGATGATGCATTAAACCGTCTAGCATTATTATACTTAATGCAAGATGGATTTGATGGTGATGATAAAACTGAAAATGCTAAAAAAACTGTAAAACTGATTGAAAAGGCCGCAGATCGGGGCAATGCCCAAGCTATTTACACATTGAGTATGATGTATGAAAACGGTTTTTTTTATGAACAAGATCATATTCGCTCAATGGGTCTTTTGGAAAAATCTGCAGAATTGGGATACCCAGAAGCACTATTTTCAATGGGGTATCTTTATTTAATAGGAACCAATATAAATAAAGATACCAAAAAAGGAATTGAGCTTATGACTCAAGCTGCAAACCATGGGTATAGCAACGCTTCAAACAATCTAGGAATGTTGGCTTTAAAAGGAGAGGTATTACCTAAAGATTATAGTGTTGCGAGAGTATGGTTTGAGAAAGGTGTATCAGAAGGAAATATACTTTCAGCATACAATTTAGCGATGATGAATGAAGGTGGTTTAGGTGGGGAAGTTAATTTTGAGGTAGCAAGAAAATTGTACGCAATATCTGCTGATCAAGGGTATACAGCTAGTATGCTCAAAATGGCAGATTTCTACGGGAATGGCAAAGGTGTTAAGGAGGATAAAGAAAATGCTAGAAATTGGCTAAACAAAGCTATTGAAACTGACGAACCTATTGCATTGATGGCTCAAGCAAATGCATATTTTTATGGAATGTATGGTTATGCAGTTGATAAACAAAGGGCGGGTGAGTGGTTAAATAAAGCTAAAAACACAGGTAGTAAAGAGGCTTTAGAGCTAGAGAAAAAATGGAATGCAGTTAACCGGTATGAAATTACCAAGAAAAAAATGGAATTTAAAAAGAATGTAGTGAATCATTAA
- the trbC gene encoding type-F conjugative transfer system pilin assembly protein TrbC, which produces MKNILLSALIISAGWVSTTSAAVNKETAYIDIAKVQKENPFPENIDVSRVQKEAQAIIAKTNAVEASELPSEIQKGKAIGKIELPPQKVPDYLDDKRLEKQRGMIDLEKIAQKYNETLVNSKNKKNSDGSTGDNDFEAGRAYLFISSSIPKETLQNLLNEAGRLNISVFLKGNIGDDPLKFMGTQKFMDTMTIKTPPQLYIHPDAFKMFKIERVPALVVAASDVKERLDEQGCADLRDFDIISGDLNLKENISQIFEKASSPDIKDIARFYMKNINATDAFQNK; this is translated from the coding sequence ATGAAAAATATACTTCTGAGTGCTTTAATTATAAGTGCTGGTTGGGTTTCAACAACATCTGCTGCCGTGAATAAAGAAACTGCTTATATCGATATTGCAAAAGTCCAAAAGGAAAATCCATTTCCTGAAAATATTGATGTAAGTAGGGTCCAGAAAGAAGCACAAGCAATCATTGCTAAAACGAATGCAGTAGAAGCATCAGAGCTACCTTCTGAAATTCAAAAGGGTAAGGCTATAGGTAAAATTGAGCTACCACCTCAAAAAGTTCCTGATTACTTGGATGACAAGCGATTGGAAAAGCAAAGAGGGATGATTGATTTAGAAAAAATTGCTCAAAAGTACAATGAAACACTTGTGAATTCTAAGAATAAAAAGAATTCAGATGGTTCAACTGGAGATAATGATTTTGAAGCTGGCAGAGCTTATCTGTTTATTTCAAGCTCAATTCCGAAAGAAACTTTGCAAAATTTACTCAATGAAGCCGGACGTTTAAATATCTCAGTTTTCCTTAAGGGGAATATTGGAGATGACCCATTGAAATTCATGGGGACACAAAAATTTATGGACACAATGACCATAAAAACACCACCTCAGTTATATATTCATCCTGATGCTTTTAAGATGTTTAAAATTGAGCGTGTTCCGGCATTGGTTGTTGCTGCATCGGATGTAAAGGAACGTTTGGATGAACAAGGATGTGCTGATCTAAGAGATTTTGACATTATTTCTGGTGATCTAAATCTTAAAGAAAATATTAGTCAAATTTTCGAAAAGGCATCAAGTCCTGACATTAAAGATATTGCGCGGTTTTACATGAAAAATATCAATGCTACAGATGCTTTTCAAAATAAGTGA
- a CDS encoding TraU family protein: protein MKSAYRYIKDTTNSFFKLILAILFGAILMVSTITYAEDSGSDTPVKDQVCTGEFINPIDGMCWSCVMPIGISSIFYKGKQDGTKDLTGWEQYLCTCDLYIGVPISFYEPARMIDVTAKPYCMVGLGGVSIADTGSFDGDTMGFAGDEFETKRYEFYQAHYYINPVMYIIGQALDNSKCFEQQGFDIGYITEVDPSWQNHKLANYLSPDGALYGNLPAVLACVGDCAASTAHFGVAMLHWCAGCNGLMYPLTGHVDDSSSTMETSGVIQARLMSKLHRTGIALSYYGNDGLCGGYRQILMNKRQYKSSMVFPVSQTKSTVKAMNEAIAGSAGATDGGEAITDGAGIASVDLKKQKQCCQPFGRTAALWGIGRYYPVKGEDMSFQIYRKRDCCQKVYGYGD, encoded by the coding sequence ATGAAATCGGCCTATAGATATATTAAAGATACAACTAATTCTTTTTTCAAGCTTATATTGGCCATCTTGTTTGGCGCCATTTTAATGGTATCAACTATAACTTATGCAGAAGATAGTGGCAGTGATACGCCTGTCAAAGATCAGGTTTGTACAGGTGAATTTATTAACCCTATTGATGGGATGTGCTGGTCCTGTGTAATGCCTATTGGTATTTCAAGTATTTTTTATAAAGGAAAGCAGGATGGAACTAAAGACCTAACTGGCTGGGAACAATATCTATGCACTTGTGATTTATATATTGGTGTTCCAATTAGTTTCTATGAACCAGCAAGGATGATTGATGTTACTGCTAAGCCTTATTGTATGGTTGGACTTGGTGGGGTATCGATTGCTGATACTGGTAGTTTCGATGGTGACACCATGGGCTTTGCTGGCGATGAATTCGAGACTAAACGATATGAATTCTACCAAGCTCATTATTATATAAACCCTGTCATGTACATTATTGGTCAGGCTCTTGATAATTCAAAATGTTTCGAGCAACAGGGATTTGATATTGGGTATATTACGGAAGTTGACCCGTCATGGCAAAATCATAAATTAGCAAACTATTTGTCTCCAGATGGCGCTTTGTATGGGAATTTGCCAGCAGTACTCGCTTGTGTGGGTGATTGTGCTGCATCTACAGCTCATTTTGGCGTTGCTATGCTTCATTGGTGTGCTGGTTGTAATGGATTGATGTATCCATTAACAGGGCATGTTGATGATTCATCATCAACAATGGAGACATCAGGCGTAATCCAAGCACGATTAATGAGTAAGCTGCATCGCACGGGCATAGCGCTTAGTTACTATGGTAATGATGGATTGTGTGGTGGATACAGACAAATTCTAATGAATAAGCGTCAGTATAAATCAAGCATGGTATTCCCAGTTAGCCAGACAAAATCAACAGTTAAAGCAATGAATGAAGCTATTGCAGGCTCAGCAGGTGCGACAGATGGAGGGGAGGCAATTACCGATGGTGCTGGTATTGCGAGTGTAGACTTGAAGAAACAAAAGCAATGTTGTCAACCATTTGGGCGTACAGCTGCTTTATGGGGTATTGGTAGATATTATCCAGTGAAAGGTGAGGATATGTCTTTCCAGATATATAGAAAGCGCGATTGTTGCCAGAAAGTCTATGGATATGGTGATTAA
- the traW gene encoding type-F conjugative transfer system protein TraW has protein sequence MFKSKIKSLVISIGLIFLSANSGSLMAKDFGVYGQTYPVVEVSFIDAIQAKMKQMVDNGEWEAHKKKYVKETVDGLRRPKGHVLPHAVSTKSRLIDPSIILEMDIQLPDGSFVARKGDYINPLKQDSMDFPLIFIDGDDEKQVAWALNKRKEKPRSYIILVNGSWYELSVKHKAKFWFDQTGEFINRFEIKATPSFVEQEGLRMRIDEIGL, from the coding sequence ATGTTTAAGTCAAAAATTAAATCTTTGGTCATATCTATTGGTTTGATATTTTTATCAGCCAATAGTGGTTCCTTAATGGCAAAAGATTTTGGAGTTTATGGCCAGACCTACCCAGTTGTTGAAGTTAGTTTCATTGATGCTATTCAGGCAAAAATGAAACAAATGGTAGACAATGGTGAGTGGGAAGCTCATAAAAAAAAATATGTTAAAGAAACAGTAGATGGTCTTAGGCGTCCTAAAGGACATGTTCTTCCACATGCTGTTTCAACAAAATCGAGACTAATTGACCCGTCAATTATTTTAGAAATGGATATTCAGTTACCAGATGGTAGTTTTGTTGCTCGAAAAGGTGATTACATTAATCCACTTAAGCAAGACAGCATGGATTTTCCTTTGATATTTATTGATGGGGATGATGAAAAGCAAGTTGCTTGGGCATTGAACAAAAGAAAAGAAAAGCCACGTTCATACATAATTTTAGTAAATGGTAGTTGGTATGAACTAAGTGTTAAGCATAAAGCAAAATTTTGGTTTGATCAGACTGGCGAATTTATAAATCGTTTCGAAATTAAAGCGACTCCAAGTTTTGTGGAGCAAGAAGGTTTGAGGATGAGAATTGATGAAATCGGCCTATAG
- a CDS encoding DsbC family protein encodes MKIFKKLSIVALLASSVVTFADVPTLQKNLAKEYPATKVTSVKESPIKDIYEVVLGKNLAYTDVSGKFFLFGDIIRMSDQTNLSSSKRDELKKIDFSTLPFKDAIKYVKGNGTRKLAIFSDPQCPYCKRLEMEVAKLDNVTVYIFTNPLVGIHPEAKNISKKIWCSKDKSKAWREYLISGIEPNSDGLCENPVDRNVKLSTQLGFDGTPMTLLEDGTVVAGAVSLGELDYKLDKVLADKKNKK; translated from the coding sequence ATGAAAATCTTCAAAAAACTAAGTATCGTAGCACTCCTAGCATCATCAGTTGTTACTTTTGCTGATGTGCCTACTTTGCAAAAAAACTTAGCTAAAGAATATCCAGCGACAAAAGTAACCTCTGTCAAGGAATCGCCAATTAAAGATATTTATGAAGTGGTTCTTGGGAAAAACTTAGCATATACAGATGTATCTGGTAAATTCTTTCTATTCGGTGACATTATTCGAATGTCAGATCAAACAAATCTAAGTTCTTCAAAAAGAGATGAATTGAAGAAAATTGATTTTTCAACATTACCTTTTAAAGATGCGATTAAATACGTTAAAGGCAACGGTACTCGTAAACTTGCAATTTTTTCAGACCCACAATGCCCATATTGCAAAAGACTGGAAATGGAAGTTGCGAAACTAGACAACGTAACAGTTTATATTTTCACTAATCCTTTAGTTGGTATACATCCAGAAGCAAAGAATATTTCTAAAAAGATTTGGTGTTCTAAAGATAAATCAAAAGCATGGCGCGAATATTTGATTTCAGGGATTGAACCAAACTCTGATGGTCTATGTGAAAATCCTGTAGATCGTAATGTGAAATTATCAACGCAGTTAGGTTTTGATGGAACACCCATGACACTTTTAGAAGATGGAACTGTTGTAGCTGGTGCGGTTTCACTAGGCGAGTTGGACTATAAATTGGACAAGGTTCTTGCAGACAAGAAAAATAAAAAATGA
- a CDS encoding ParM/StbA family protein: MVKTANPLDVVVGLDVGRSGVKLAFRFNNEVKTQFIPSVVMPAKKITYDTNVKQTAENTVELEGKSYFVGETAIEQGAQQTVGLSNDWLKGFEHKALLIRSKRLLNSYGIVPRLIVVGLPVSTFESNAETLFDQVDEIFECSVQPVPQPWGVYQDFLLNDDGRLKNSSVSASREKFAVIDIGHYTTDILLMSNQNWIQESSGSTVGMSKAVAELQNKLGASGISATTIECQSIIKTRKIKEFGKYRDVGEIVDDSIPATVEVVVQQTRNLLESQARTIDHILVAGGGSDCVFKHLNAMWPQTTLVDDPRYSVVKGMRKFGISTALSQPSLLD, encoded by the coding sequence TTGGTTAAAACAGCGAATCCTCTTGATGTTGTCGTAGGTCTGGATGTCGGGCGTAGTGGTGTAAAGCTTGCCTTTAGATTTAATAATGAAGTGAAAACACAATTTATTCCATCTGTGGTTATGCCGGCTAAAAAAATCACTTATGACACGAATGTAAAACAGACTGCTGAAAACACTGTTGAACTTGAAGGTAAGAGCTACTTTGTTGGAGAAACTGCAATTGAACAGGGTGCTCAACAAACTGTTGGTCTTTCTAATGATTGGCTAAAAGGTTTTGAGCATAAAGCACTATTAATTAGATCAAAAAGGCTTTTGAATAGTTATGGAATTGTTCCTCGTTTAATTGTTGTTGGACTACCTGTTAGTACGTTCGAATCAAATGCTGAAACTCTTTTTGATCAAGTGGATGAAATATTTGAGTGTTCTGTTCAACCGGTTCCGCAGCCATGGGGTGTATATCAGGACTTCTTACTCAACGATGATGGGCGATTAAAAAATTCGAGTGTTTCAGCTTCGCGGGAGAAATTTGCTGTTATTGATATAGGTCATTACACAACAGATATCTTATTGATGAGTAACCAAAATTGGATACAAGAATCTTCTGGTAGCACAGTTGGGATGTCTAAAGCTGTAGCAGAATTACAAAATAAGCTTGGTGCTTCTGGAATAAGTGCAACAACGATTGAATGCCAATCCATTATTAAAACTAGAAAAATTAAGGAATTTGGTAAGTACCGCGATGTTGGTGAAATAGTTGATGACTCTATACCAGCTACAGTAGAAGTAGTAGTTCAGCAAACACGTAACTTATTGGAATCACAAGCTCGAACTATTGATCATATCCTTGTTGCAGGTGGTGGTTCGGACTGTGTTTTTAAACATTTAAACGCTATGTGGCCTCAAACAACTTTAGTGGATGACCCACGATATTCAGTAGTTAAGGGAATGCGGAAATTTGGTATTTCTACAGCTTTAAGTCAACCATCTTTATTAGATTGA